agaggaaatttatcctaatttccaaaggaatttccgaatttgcaggggaaattcatcgaattttcaggggaaattcatcaaatttccaggggaaattcatccgaatttccaagggaaatccatccaaatttcaaaaggaaattcatccacaggaaattcatccgaattttcagaagaaattcatccgaatttccagaggtaattcatccgaattttcagaagaaattcatccgaatttccagaggtaattcatccgaatttccagaggtaattcatccgaatttccagaggacattcatccgaatttccagagaaaattcatccttatttccagaggaaattcatccgaatttccagaggaaattcatccgaatttccagaggaaattcatccgaatttccagaggaaattcatccgaatttccagaggaaattcatccgaatttccagaggaaattcatccgaatttccagaggaaattcatccgaatttccagaggaaattcatccgaatttccagaggaaattcatccgaatttccagaggaaattcttccgaatttccagaggaaattcgtccgaatttccagaggaaattcatccgaatttccagaggaaattcatccgaatgcCACAGGAGGAGGATCCTAGTTTTCACAAGAAGTTCATGCGTCACAATCGGAACAAGCTTTGATTCCATCTGTGAATTGAAAAACTGATCTGACATCGCTGCTGTTGGCTCCGATTCGCAACGGATGGTGTGGAAAAAATGGTTCTCGTTCGACATTTTTTGTCCATTTTTCGGTGCGATTCGTGGGACACACTTGATCCGGACCCATTATTCCGCTTCAAGGCAATGGAGTGCGAGCAAACTGAGCCGCGTTGACGTCGATTAGTTTTGAACCCTTCCAGCATCGGCGGAATTGTAGTTCTCCGAAAATTTCAATGTGGCGGCCTATCGGGTTACAGTTTCTTCCCTCTCTTCGGTGACTTCGGTTCATTTCTATTCATCAGAGGAGCTGACAAAGGAGCTGCATGTCCGCCTATTTCTACCAGCAGAAACTTGCATATTTGCACAGGAAACAGCTGCCATGTCAATTGCAGTCCAAATTCGGTGATTGGCCACCGCCACGATTCAATTAACCTAATTTTGTTCGCTTTTTTATCAACTTATCTACTTGCCATTTTAGAATCCGGTTTTTAGCAGAACGTCCATTGTCCACACATTTATTCTCATTTCACGCTTCAAGTTCTTCCAATAATTTTACAagattttattatattatttatcAGCAATTTTTGGAAGTTTGTACAAacgtttttatgatattttttatgattattcGAGAGGTCCTAAAATTGTCCGGAAAGCGctcaatatgaaaattttcggttaatttttttcaaagtttttgctTTTCAAGAAGGTAAAAATACTGAAATCAAAAAGCATTACGAAACTGCAGTGAATTCTCCCTCCCTTCTTCCCTTCCAAGTTATTATTTTGAAAGAATGAAAAAGCTGATCAGAGTAGCtaggatttatttatttacttttgaAGATTCTGTTGCTTAACTGTTAAGGGTAGTGTGGACCTCAAAAGTACTGTGCATATAAATAGGACAAGGAATGGTCAAGGAATGATTCAGCTAGGctagttgtggctatagcaccagttatcgcactagtgaccatgccaaatgaccaatcaaatcaccgcaaaccaagttcatatcgataaagcatattcatatgatatgataacacctttgatttcctccaaaacaagcaaagcataattgtaaaaattgattttgcttcatttttaacgtcctttgcaccagttgtcgctatagtggtcccaatttggccagtcccataagaaaacaatgggatttgccaaataaggaaccaaaattaagaatagtgccacaactggtgcatgcgttcctattatggattagtcaattttgaggataataacatattttattgtggttttcacagctgttctaaggagcagaaagtagggttactgctcctggacttcatctcataactccgatattcatcccatgaaaaacaaagaaatgaaaaggaattttatttgtttcttatttttgtgatttttttcagcagtgagcgaGCACAcatgttaacaaaaagaagcaacaaaatatatgccgtatttctttgtttcgcgaagatacgaatatatgttcagtgagatggaaaacggaacagttcccctaaaatctttcgcttgatatataaagtccacccacatgccttttgcttatatttttttaatagttgttcttatgtatggcgacaattggtacaccaaCCCTACTGGAATTCCTTGAGCAGTATGGAGTTGGCAAGAAGAACAAATTTTGTAACGCAAATAACGCCTGCTATGTAAAGTAAATGGAAAAATATGCCTTCTCATTGTTTCCCAAGGAAAAGTCACATGTCTCCCAGCTACACGTAAAGAAAAAATCTTATGAGTTATGGCAAAAACCTATTCGAAAATACTAATacacttcattatgccacctattgaatgatcccatactaaaaagctaataatattcataagttaatgaaaagtataagattTGGAATGTATGTGGCTTATGCAaggtataagttttttcttatacacgtcattaagcgcctgctttggcaaaaaagtattcgAAATCTTAATcctaataaacaacattaaatttttttacgtgtacttGAGTAGCGGTCAAATTTACTTCAGGAATAGAAGGGAGTTTTCCTTGACCGCTCTTCTTCTAAGCACCATACTGGGCTTCAGCATAACTCCtagaaaatcattcgaaaaaaCAGCAATTGCATAAGAGATTTGAATTAGATAATGTTGAATTTTCTAATGAACAAGAGCTTTTTCCAGAGTTTTTgttctccaagaattttctaAATATCAGAACAGGAAACTGgatattcaccaaaagttttatttaaaaaaagcttTTACGTTCACTTGCAGTTCAATCTAGATAAGTGATTCCTTCTGAACTGTTTTTTTATGCTTAAAATTTTTCTAATAATTGTTCCAGAATTTCCATAGAATGTCAACTTAGAATTATCGCGTAATTGTTCAATAAATTGCTTATGCAATGAGACTATTCATATGGCGTAATAAATTACtttcataaaatttaaaaataaaagaagGATCAATCTTTTGTCTCTTTGTTGAATAAAACAACTTTCTCTCGTGTTATTTGTGCTGATTGGTTGAACAATTTTTTGAATGATAATTACACATAACTTCGTTCCATTCGTCCACCAATTATTGTGAAAAGGATAACCAAACTCGTTCAACAGCGGTTCTGCCGGGACTTCCTCGCTCACCGCATTCCACTCATCTCTCAGTGGGTAATTAAATTCTCGCATGCTCTCCGGTTGGCATCGTAAACTTGAATGAATGACCCAATAATTATCGTATTTATGCTTTCCGCCCACCCTTCTCGATTACACCACTCACTCTGGCGGCACGATGATTCTGGTTCTGATCCCGACACTCGAGTCCTCTCCCCAGCGCAAAGTTTTCTGCCTTGCCTCATCAGCGCCCGTTTCACCACAAACCACCGCATGATGCGAAGTAGGTGGAAACAAACCCCGCCATGTCGCacactataaaaaaaatacacgagaGGACCGTGTGTTCTACACATGAATTTGCGCATGTTGTCAATACAAATCAATATCACGTGTAAAACAGATGACATGGTTCATtcaaaactgagcatttttttataaacaaacCACACGGTATTAACGTGTAAAGCAAATCGAATTCGGTTGCTCGACTTGTCATAGTCGCTTGTTTGATATATAATATCTAAGAATAATTGtgttgattttcatttgaattgtGAGTGAATTTCGTGTTTTCTTTCACATTTTAATAATGATAATGATTGCATATCCGTCCGGATTCCGATTTCCGTCATCGGATCGAAATCCATTTCAAGAAACATAGTTTTCCTATAACTTCGACGAATCAACGGTGGAAGTATAGAAAAACGTCTCGTTGGTTTTCGAACCTCTGACGGAAATTGATATCCGgacagatagaaaaaaaaatcaagttggtaAAAATGTAATATCCACAGTGGGTGGTtgcatttattattttaaaagaaGTTGAACCACACCAACTAATACTATTTTGCGAGCTGAGGCCGGCGATTTTGTCTTCGAACAGGTAAGTGCTTTTATTTTCCGAAATCTGCAACCGGTAAATAAGGTTTTTATTATCCACACAGATCACAAAAAATTCAAGTTACCTACATCTAAAAGAGCTGCTGCCGGAGAACATGATCGGTTCGGTGCTTAATCCTGCTAGCAAGAAGCCGCCACGAAGTACATACGTCGCAAAGGATAGTCGGAAGGGGCCGGTATTGACGATGCGTCTTCGCCGTTTTGAGTATAATTCCATCTTATTTGATCCTGCTGCTGCTAAAGCAGGAAGGGAACATGCAATCAATTAGAAAAAGTACCAAATTAGTATGCTCTGATGCGATTCAACATAAACGAGGAGCCACAGCAGGTCAGCCAGATTTTCCAGagcaagaaaatttattttaaaatattaataTATGTATTAAATTAATGGGATTCAACCGTATAACGAAAGTCGCATTCCGGATGGATTAAATTAAACGaaaacaaattattaaaaaaaagtgaaaaatctaCATTTCCTGTCGTTTAATTACAGTTCCGAAAAATAtggattaattttttttgagttATTCCTTCGTAGATTTATAAacgtttatatttttttttcaattaggtAAATCAAACATTATACTATACCTACTTGTTTTTACTTAGGATAGCAGGTGAACTTcacttttttcatttatttggcaGGGTTGCATGTTCCACACATCTTCTGCCCTCCCGGTCACTCAACAATAAAATGtcccttcttttttattcataaattaataagtgcaaattaatataaaatCAGTTCGCTATTTAccgataattgaaattgaaaaatgttgCGGCCTTTCGAAACATGCATGAACATGTCCGTTTTATTGAAATAATGACACATGGAGGATCGTCTGAATCGTCTGAATGCATACTCAAATTCGTTTGAAGTAATTCATAACATGTTTTAGATAAACATATGACATCGTGGTGTATCAATTATATAATTTGCTATAAACATAGTCATTTGAACTGAGTTTGTGAAGAACATCTCAGTGATGTGAAATACATCAGACTTGATGGTGTAATTTGGAATGAAATATCAACATTCTGAAACACACGAGTCGAACGTGTATTTGTTATGGTTATTCATGGATGTGCATATCATATGGTAGTGTATCAATAATGAATTTGGATGTATACAATGACATTTGAACTGAGGATGTCAAGAACATCGTAGTGATGTGGATTGCACTAGAATTGATGGTGTAAGCTGATTGAAAATATCCATATTCGGAAAAACATGAATCgaacgtgtatttttttatcagtgcaggaaattgaaaacttatccttttgaattaaaatattttcaatatttgcgTTTAGGCACGCACACACGCTCATGTCACACCCCCACATGCACGAAATTGCCGATCAGTTCTTACCCTTTGAGACATCCTTCCGGGTGCCGTTCTTCGCTCACGAACTGGAATCGATGCACAGAATCACATTCCCATCTGCCAGCATCCACTCGCGTTAGGAAAAGGCACCCATTACCCTCTGAAGGAAAGGATAGAAATGCTTTCCATACTGATCCCGATGGCGGCGCGGGTAACGCTCATACATTAGGGTCGGGTACGGCTATCTACCGCATCAAATGGGACTGGGATAAGGCTGGccatatgtgtgtgtgtgcctgCTCCTAGGGCAAATAAGCATTAAACGAACTTTTGGGGTGGCAACTGGAACGCAACGATGCACATGTGCCGAATCCGTTCCCATCCCGGTTACGAATCGAATGGGGTGAGTTAAAGTGAAAGCATCGACGCCAACGGGGTGGAAGGCGAGGACAACCACGGAGATGGAATGCAGTTGTGTTTGTGCTTTGTCGTCCTGGTTAGTCTGAGCGCCTGGTCGAAAGCCCATAAATCTTGACTAAACCATAAATTCAGAGTTCCCCTGCTATGTCTCTCTTTCTTTATACATTTCTTCAAACGCTGGAGGGGGTGGCTGTTGTGTGTCCCTTGATAAGGGCTTCGTGCCTGGTAGAAGTTTTCTTGCTAAGTTCGTCCCCTGACAAACTTTGGGCCAATTAGTGAAGTGTCGTTTGGGATGTAAATTTTGCTTTTTCCTCGAATAGCTCCTCCCAAACCCGGGAACTAGAGACCCTTTTATGTTGTGCAAATATCTATTAAAGTGTAGAGTAAATCCTTGTTCTTCTCTAATGGAATTGAATTCGATTCATTGCTATGGTGATAATCCACGCTCTCAGAGATTTGATGGCttttctttttcatttatttcagaACGGAACATTATAATAATctacaaaaacaagaggaagagaagcttaacaacaacaataacaacatcCGTCAGCCTGTTCATCAATCGCTGCATCACAACTCTGCTCAGCAACAGCAGCATCTTCAGCAGGGCCAGCATCCCCTGAAAGACAATTCAAACATTCGCCAGAAGCAATCCAACGTCGTTAAACTCGACCACTTGCGCAACCAACAACCAGAGGCGCAACAAGCCGGCTCTCGTCCCATCAAAACCGGTGCCCAGTCCCCGGCCGCAGCATCGACAGCCCCTACTCAACTATCGCCCCACATTACAACCGGGGGAAGCCCTTCGACTGTGTCCCATCTCCGTTCCATTCGTCCGTTTCCAGCTTCGGCTAGCGCTGCCAACAGTTCGACAGGAACTGCCAACACCACTGCCACAGGTTCGTCCTCCGAGGTATCCGGAGAGAGGACACTCAAGTGCCTGGAAACCCTCGCCCAGAAGGCCGGTATCACTTTCGACGAGAAGTACGACCTGCCGGCCCCGACCCTGGAGAAGTCACAGAGTCCGGCGCAGGTGGCACAGCAAACGTCGGTGCCCCTGCAGCTGTCCCAGGAGCAGCTTCAACAATTCCAACAGTTTCAACAATTCCAGCAGGCCTTCAGCGGCGCTGCTACCATCCAGGTCAAGCAGGAATACAACCCTCCTCCACCCCAGCAGACGAATGCTTCCGGTGGTCTcgagcagcaacaacaacagcaacaggtGCAACAAATGCAGGTCCTAGAGGCTAATGGTGGGGCTCCTGCACAGAGCTCCCACCATACGCAAAATGCTCAAACCCtgcaacagcagcaacaacaatccACTACTATTAATACAATGTCCCCACTTCAGGCAATGGCTGCTGGTCAACAACTATCCGCTGCAGAATGGCCGCACGGGCGCGTGCAAGTGCTTCAACAACCCCTCCAGAACCAGTATCTGCAACAGCTCTACGGCTCCCAGCAACTCCTCCTGCATCCCGGGATCGGCGGCCAGCAACAAATTCAGCTGATAGCCGCTCCTAAGCCGTTTCAAGGTGCCTCCCAGATGTTGACGACGGCTTCCGGAAAACAGGTCATAGGCACCGGGGCCGGTAACTTTAGCGGAGCCTACGCATTGCCGACAATCCCATCGAGTCAGTCACAAACGCTGCTATTCAGTCCTGTAAGTTCATAGCTTTTAAGTTCTTGGAAAACCTTTTATAGTTCCAATGTTTAAATTCGTAAATTAATATTCTGTACCATCtctaatttcaaaaattcttgcCAGCAGGACGTCCAGAAGCAACTTACGGTAGCCGCAGCGGCTGCTGCTGCAGGCGCCGGAGGTCCTAAAGTCCAGTTGCAGAAAATTGGCACTAGCATATCCGCCGCAGGCCAACAGCAAAGCGTAACTACGTTGACTCAACAGCAAGCTGCCGCGGCCGGACAACAGTGCGTCCAAGTCTCGCAAGCCACCATGCCAACGGCACAGCTGTTGAGTCCGCTCCAGCAGCAGGGAACGCAGCAGATGCAGTTCACGGCCCCTTGGATTCAGGGTCAGTTGGGTCAATTTTGGACAGCGAACAACATTCAACCGCAAATTCTTGGGAATCCAATCATCTTCCGCGGAACTGCACCCGATGGAAGCAGCAATATGTTCATCCAACAGAGTCCGCAGCAAGCGATCCAACAAGCTTCTACTCAGGCTCATAACCGTAAGCTagattaagttttttttaaatagtttttaGTGAATGTTTATATAATATTCCATTCCAGAAACTCTTACACTGCCATGCACCATTGCACAACAACCACAACAGACccagcaacagcaacaacagcaacagcaagCTGCAAATCAGCAACAGCAAAATCAGCAGCAGCAAGCACAAGCTacgcaacagcagcagcagcaacaacagaaCGCAGCTGCTCAACAACAGGCCACCGTAGTGAACCAATCGCCTAACGCTGCCCAAACGGCGATTCAGCAGAAGAATGCCAGTCATCTGGCGCCGAAACAAGCCCAACGACCTCAAATTCTTCCGCAAGGAACATCGCCAATACGGCCCTCGGCATCTACGCAAACGGTGCAAGCTCAGCAGAACCTCCTCGCTAAAGGAGGAAAAATGCGCACCAAACAGCAACCGGTGCGTCCATCAGGTCCTGTTCAAATAAAAACTGCTGAAATCACCACCGGCCAGGCAAAGATCGGTCAACCGCAGCAAATGCAACAGGTTGTCACAACCGGTGGAAAGTGAGTTACAATAGTCGTTGATTGTATTTCGATGCTTACGTTTTATTCTTCTTTCAGAATGGTGCTTATGAATACGACTGGACAAATCAGCCAATCACCCGTACTCAACATCCAGTCGATGATGCCGGCTGATAAACAACAACAATTGCAACTACAGCAGCAGATCAAAACTgctcagcagcagcaacaacagcaacagcagttACTCCAACAACAGGTACTTCAAGTTGCTTCTTCAGGAGATCGGCATCTAACCATGTTATTCTTTTAGGCAATTCAACAGTTCCAACAGCAGCAACAGGCACTTcaccaacagcagcaacaacaacagcaacagagCCAGCAACAGCACCAGCAAAATCAGCAACAACAAATCCAACAACTACAGCAGCAATTTTTGCAACAGTCCAATCAGCAAAACCATGCTAATCAGATGGTCGCCGGGTCAAATCAGACTCAACAAGGCCAGATTGTACAAACAACGTCTGGTACTCAACCTGGAAACATCCTGCAGCAGTTTGTCTTCCAGCAGCAGGGCCAACCGAATCAGTCCGGAATCTCCATGATCAACGTAACTTCCACCGATTCGATGCTtcagcatcagcagcagcagcaacaacaacaacagcatcaGCATCAACAGCAACAGCATGCTCAAGCAGTGGCTCAGAAAGGCACTACTCAAATGATCATTACCAACCAGCTGCCGCAAGCAGGAGATCGTACAAGCGTGGCCCAATCCCAAACCTTACAAATCGAACGAACTATCCTCCCTGTGGTTTCTATAGCCGGCATGACGACCGCTCCGATAGTTGTTTCCAGCAACGGAACAACCATTTCCCCCATTCATCATCAAGGTCAAACAGTCCAAGCTGGCCCCAATTCCGCCAACCAACTACCCACAGGTATGCAGCAAGGCTCACAAATCCTCGTATCAACAATACCCACATCCGTACACCAGCACAACACCCAAAACCCAATCGTCGCCATGACATCCCTTTCGGCCACCCCGCTTTCGATGATGGCCAACTCCGTTACAGCTACACCCGTTTCGTCCACTTCGGTGACAACGACATCAGCCGGAATCAACCAAGCGCCGGTGGTTTCCGCCTCTATAACGACTACATCGAAGGAAAGTGCCGAAAAGGCGGTCAGTGTTGCCATGCTGCAGCTGCAAACGTTGTCCACGCCCCAGAAGCAGATCCAAAACCTGCAGATGCTGGAGAGCATGAATGCGGCGAATGCTGCTGCTGCGGCGGCGGCCGCTGTCGCATCCGGGGGTTCCATGATGCCGGGATCCACTAGTACGGTCGCTAGTACAGGGCACGGTGCAACCACGTTGACGGTGACCATGCAGAAAACGCCAATATCACAAACCCAGTCGGCATCGCAAGCCGTCGGCGGTATGGGCAACATGGGAACGCCTGGTTCCGGTGAGCTGGCTACGAATAAACTGCTGGGTCATCATACGCCAACCAAGACAACGACAACCGCCGTGGGAAGTTCCGTTAGTGCGGACACTACCGCTAAGGAGAAAGCTGCGCTGGATAACAGTATGAAAGGTAGGTGGAATTTGGGAGATAAGATGCTAATACGAATACGTTGTCGAATGTAGATTAAGTTACTCGTCGGATGTGAGGGATATTTCGTTCTCTTGGCAGACTATCCGTCTTAGTCAGCCAGAGTTATCACACATCTTTAGTACCTAAAGACTGCTTCAGGGCTAATATTTGAACTAATATTTGTATTATtactttccttttttttttccaattgacGGAAATTGAAATATCCAAGTATTTTGTAATGCCATCCAGTCCATGAAAAGTGTCTACCTGTTTTTCGTAAGATAGAGCTGGAATATCTAGAATAGCTTTGGCTTCCAGTGCATCCGTGCAGTGCATTACGCCGTTTCCGTTGAGAGAGAACGTGCCCAAAAAATAGTACCTATGATAACACCTTCTTGATGATGTCAGATCCAGCGCAGCTCTCAAATTGTTGTTATGATCTTTTACGGCTTTCGCTTTAGTTGCGCCAAAACCGAGAATCAATACCTATGTCTTACTGCAGCAGAATATCTGATGTCTTCCAACCCAGCGATCAATTGTTGTTGTGCCGTCCGCAACGTTTCCAGTGCTGCAGAAATTCCAAACGGCTTTCGTTTCCGGCATCGACTTTATCTAGTTTGTGTCACAACCCATTTTTTCTTGGCGAGATGGGCCAATTTTGGCTTTAGCCTGTTAGTGAggacaaaagcaaaaaaaaaacattttgttcatGAAAGACCGAAAGAACTTCAGCGAACTTTTTCATAAGTctggcaacatttttttcattgtagGAATTTGGTGCCTAGCTCATTCAATCGCTGTATttaggacaatcctcacggaaaccaaatttgaaagtactcgcgttttaaAGGGCTCATCACTTAATACGGGAGCAAcgcacaattgtcatttttattatttcagctttgctgcgtcacgTGAAACGTGTGCGTTTCTTCTGTAAaaagtggtgtgcccttgaaaacgcgttCAGTGAGAAGTGCCCCTAACGCAGCGGGATCCAAACACAACCGCCACTTTAGTCTTCTTCAAACTATCACTAAATTGCTAATTCATTTCAAATGCCTGTTGTCAGGCTCAATGATGTCTCGAGACATGCCTTAGTTTTTATATTCTCTAGTAAACTAGTTCATTTATGCTACCGAAATCACCCTGGCCTTCTTTTGTGCTGGTCTAACTCGTTCGTCGATTTCAATGTTGAGTTCTCCATCGAAGCAACCCTTCGCTTTTAAAAATACTTCACGATACTCGTCGAGCTTCCCATCTCTACCTATTCACATTTCGTCGCTGTAATCTTcgccgattgttccggtccatattctcttgttgattattcgttacATGGTTTTTTAAATCTGGCTTGCAGGGCCAACACCAAACccatgaattcccggaggatcttacacgatgcttgatacttgatgggctacagctcctcCTCAATGAGCCAATGCCGGATGGAGTATCctcctccactggactcgatcctgggtctatcgtttccagtcgccctgaatgTTCAGCGCCCTCagatcctcttcaactgcaaaaatgcATTTCCTTATGTGAATTTTTACATTATAAGTAAGTTCTTCACTAAAAGAGAGTACCAAGGGCAGGGGCACTTGGCAGGGGAAGGGGGCTGGATGGCCTCCCCCTGGTCCAACCGCGGGACCTTTCATTGGTTCCGATGCAGACATGTCCTCGTACGCATTTGCTGGCTGTCATAGTGAGTTAGCCCAGTGGAGGACGGCACTGGTC
The nucleotide sequence above comes from Armigeres subalbatus isolate Guangzhou_Male chromosome 3, GZ_Asu_2, whole genome shotgun sequence. Encoded proteins:
- the LOC134224222 gene encoding polyhomeotic-proximal chromatin protein-like isoform X2 yields the protein MERPPRFYTKRTEHYNNLQKQEEEKLNNNNNNIRQPVHQSLHHNSAQQQQHLQQGQHPLKDNSNIRQKQSNVVKLDHLRNQQPEAQQAGSRPIKTGAQSPAAASTAPTQLSPHITTGGSPSTVSHLRSIRPFPASASAANSSTGTANTTATGSSSEVSGERTLKCLETLAQKAGITFDEKYDLPAPTLEKSQSPAQVAQQTSVPLQLSQEQLQQFQQFQQFQQAFSGAATIQVKQEYNPPPPQQTNASGGLEQQQQQQQAMAAGQQLSAAEWPHGRVQVLQQPLQNQYLQQLYGSQQLLLHPGIGGQQQIQLIAAPKPFQGASQMLTTASGKQVIGTGAGNFSGAYALPTIPSSQSQTLLFSPDVQKQLTVAAAAAAAGAGGPKVQLQKIGTSISAAGQQQSVTTLTQQQAAAAGQQCVQVSQATMPTAQLLSPLQQQGTQQMQFTAPWIQGQLGQFWTANNIQPQILGNPIIFRGTAPDGSSNMFIQQSPQQAIQQASTQAHNQTLTLPCTIAQQPQQTQQQQQQQQQAANQQQQNQQQQAQATQQQQQQQQNAAAQQQATVVNQSPNAAQTAIQQKNASHLAPKQAQRPQILPQGTSPIRPSASTQTVQAQQNLLAKGGKMRTKQQPVRPSGPVQIKTAEITTGQAKIGQPQQMQQVVTTGGKMVLMNTTGQISQSPVLNIQSMMPADKQQQLQLQQQIKTAQQQQQQQQQLLQQQAIQQFQQQQQALHQQQQQQQQQSQQQHQQNQQQQIQQLQQQFLQQSNQQNHANQMVAGSNQTQQGQIVQTTSGTQPGNILQQFVFQQQGQPNQSGISMINVTSTDSMLQHQQQQQQQQQHQHQQQQHAQAVAQKGTTQMIITNQLPQAGDRTSVAQSQTLQIERTILPVVSIAGMTTAPIVVSSNGTTISPIHHQGQTVQAGPNSANQLPTGMQQGSQILVSTIPTSVHQHNTQNPIVAMTSLSATPLSMMANSVTATPVSSTSVTTTSAGINQAPVVSASITTTSKESAEKAVSVAMLQLQTLSTPQKQIQNLQMLESMNAANAAAAAAAAVASGGSMMPGSTSTVASTGHGATTLTVTMQKTPISQTQSASQAVGGMGNMGTPGSGELATNKLLGHHTPTKTTTTAVGSSVSADTTAKEKAALDNSMKDSTQNTAAAADSASDAQLNGPTPMDTSSPAPLTTATTTTTTTTSTPNAVAVGTPTQAAAASPASVSTAQTTTTTTPSAASAAGQPAVASSDEPAGAVSTTTTAPQTTTTTSASSFTTTSTGSLSSSTTTSIASAATAAATVTSVTPVTVTSGPPTSVAVSANGLHLATATPPINTAGTTPTSHAVSTPTTASTLAPGGGNTGTGTTGLPPQSKTGTTDKGGLPKAMIKPNVLTHVIEGFVILEANEPFPSHWQRGPEWDSSDEPPKKRAIIDSSSPISPSNGLQHVPSPQQPIPAGVEMGNCEICGKPEPRSKMKRKRFCSVDCARAAKQSSTDRVTSPPHNGTPTGHEGTGHPTSTGNGLDHSSVTTTVNPVAPSNIKLERMDTMDQSVSHHSAAQFSAASAATPMETGTATIPVVPPVAPEESPVIVKWTVQEVCDFIKKLPGCSDYAEDFVIHEIDGQALLLLKENHLVNTMGMKLGPALKIVAKIHSMIASVTADGQQQQS
- the LOC134224222 gene encoding polyhomeotic-proximal chromatin protein-like isoform X1, which codes for MERPPRFYTKRTEHYNNLQKQEEEKLNNNNNNIRQPVHQSLHHNSAQQQQHLQQGQHPLKDNSNIRQKQSNVVKLDHLRNQQPEAQQAGSRPIKTGAQSPAAASTAPTQLSPHITTGGSPSTVSHLRSIRPFPASASAANSSTGTANTTATGSSSEVSGERTLKCLETLAQKAGITFDEKYDLPAPTLEKSQSPAQVAQQTSVPLQLSQEQLQQFQQFQQFQQAFSGAATIQVKQEYNPPPPQQTNASGGLEQQQQQQQAMAAGQQLSAAEWPHGRVQVLQQPLQNQYLQQLYGSQQLLLHPGIGGQQQIQLIAAPKPFQGASQMLTTASGKQVIGTGAGNFSGAYALPTIPSSQSQTLLFSPQDVQKQLTVAAAAAAAGAGGPKVQLQKIGTSISAAGQQQSVTTLTQQQAAAAGQQCVQVSQATMPTAQLLSPLQQQGTQQMQFTAPWIQGQLGQFWTANNIQPQILGNPIIFRGTAPDGSSNMFIQQSPQQAIQQASTQAHNQTLTLPCTIAQQPQQTQQQQQQQQQAANQQQQNQQQQAQATQQQQQQQQNAAAQQQATVVNQSPNAAQTAIQQKNASHLAPKQAQRPQILPQGTSPIRPSASTQTVQAQQNLLAKGGKMRTKQQPVRPSGPVQIKTAEITTGQAKIGQPQQMQQVVTTGGKMVLMNTTGQISQSPVLNIQSMMPADKQQQLQLQQQIKTAQQQQQQQQQLLQQQAIQQFQQQQQALHQQQQQQQQQSQQQHQQNQQQQIQQLQQQFLQQSNQQNHANQMVAGSNQTQQGQIVQTTSGTQPGNILQQFVFQQQGQPNQSGISMINVTSTDSMLQHQQQQQQQQQHQHQQQQHAQAVAQKGTTQMIITNQLPQAGDRTSVAQSQTLQIERTILPVVSIAGMTTAPIVVSSNGTTISPIHHQGQTVQAGPNSANQLPTGMQQGSQILVSTIPTSVHQHNTQNPIVAMTSLSATPLSMMANSVTATPVSSTSVTTTSAGINQAPVVSASITTTSKESAEKAVSVAMLQLQTLSTPQKQIQNLQMLESMNAANAAAAAAAAVASGGSMMPGSTSTVASTGHGATTLTVTMQKTPISQTQSASQAVGGMGNMGTPGSGELATNKLLGHHTPTKTTTTAVGSSVSADTTAKEKAALDNSMKDSTQNTAAAADSASDAQLNGPTPMDTSSPAPLTTATTTTTTTTSTPNAVAVGTPTQAAAASPASVSTAQTTTTTTPSAASAAGQPAVASSDEPAGAVSTTTTAPQTTTTTSASSFTTTSTGSLSSSTTTSIASAATAAATVTSVTPVTVTSGPPTSVAVSANGLHLATATPPINTAGTTPTSHAVSTPTTASTLAPGGGNTGTGTTGLPPQSKTGTTDKGGLPKAMIKPNVLTHVIEGFVILEANEPFPSHWQRGPEWDSSDEPPKKRAIIDSSSPISPSNGLQHVPSPQQPIPAGVEMGNCEICGKPEPRSKMKRKRFCSVDCARAAKQSSTDRVTSPPHNGTPTGHEGTGHPTSTGNGLDHSSVTTTVNPVAPSNIKLERMDTMDQSVSHHSAAQFSAASAATPMETGTATIPVVPPVAPEESPVIVKWTVQEVCDFIKKLPGCSDYAEDFVIHEIDGQALLLLKENHLVNTMGMKLGPALKIVAKIHSMIASVTADGQQQQS